One stretch of Bacteroidia bacterium DNA includes these proteins:
- a CDS encoding glycosyltransferase family 4 protein — MNLNVKPAILSFIDWYKPAYKAGGPVRSMVNLAELLQDDVALYVVCGDREIDGHKLNVELNSWIHQDTNEQVSYCKKPTLALIKEWVKQHPNGVFHINGIYSARFSILPLFLLKTFFPNKRIVVSPRGMLNEGALQIKPFKKNAFIAFARGLGLFNNVIWHTTSEEEEQRIRKFFPTVKQMKVLSNIPIAPVKPAMQCEKNAGSLQMFAVTRIVPIKKLETILNALKRYPVPGNITFDVFGPIEDQRYAEILTQLATEIPNLTFHFKGAVEPNKLSELSTHYHLFCLPSSNENFGHSIYEAFANACPVLISDQTPWKNLQNEKAGFELALNNLKGFSDRMTMFSAMTTDELEQWRQGAFVFAQKHYNKEKWIASYLTLFVPNE, encoded by the coding sequence ATGAACCTGAATGTGAAACCCGCAATTCTTTCTTTTATTGATTGGTATAAACCTGCATATAAAGCCGGAGGTCCTGTGAGGTCAATGGTGAACCTTGCCGAACTATTACAAGATGATGTTGCATTGTATGTTGTATGTGGAGATAGAGAAATTGATGGACATAAACTCAATGTAGAATTGAATAGTTGGATACATCAAGATACAAATGAACAGGTGTCGTATTGCAAAAAACCTACGTTAGCATTGATTAAAGAATGGGTAAAACAACATCCTAACGGGGTGTTTCATATCAATGGGATTTATTCAGCAAGGTTTTCAATATTGCCGTTATTTCTCTTGAAAACTTTTTTCCCAAACAAGCGTATAGTGGTGTCTCCCCGTGGCATGCTCAATGAAGGAGCTTTGCAAATTAAGCCTTTTAAGAAAAATGCATTCATTGCATTTGCAAGAGGTTTGGGACTTTTCAATAATGTAATTTGGCATACAACTTCGGAGGAGGAGGAACAAAGAATTCGAAAATTTTTCCCAACTGTGAAGCAAATGAAGGTCTTGTCTAATATTCCGATAGCACCTGTAAAGCCTGCAATGCAATGTGAGAAAAATGCCGGTTCCTTGCAAATGTTCGCAGTAACTAGAATTGTGCCTATTAAAAAGCTGGAAACTATTTTGAATGCACTCAAGCGGTACCCGGTACCGGGCAATATTACGTTTGATGTCTTTGGTCCAATAGAAGATCAACGCTATGCTGAAATACTGACTCAATTAGCAACTGAAATACCCAATTTAACCTTTCATTTTAAAGGCGCTGTTGAGCCAAATAAACTTTCTGAATTAAGTACCCATTATCATTTGTTTTGTTTGCCTTCTTCCAATGAAAATTTTGGACATTCCATCTATGAAGCGTTTGCCAATGCCTGCCCCGTGTTGATTTCAGATCAAACACCTTGGAAAAATCTTCAAAATGAAAAAGCCGGATTTGAACTTGCATTAAACAATTTGAAAGGTTTTAGTGATAGAATGACAATGTTTTCAGCAATGACAACAGATGAACTTGAGCAATGGAGGCAAGGCGCATTTGTATTTGCGCAAAAACATTATAACAAAGAGAAATGGATTGCATCATATTTAACTTTATTTGTACCCAATGAATAA
- a CDS encoding cytochrome-c peroxidase — translation MYKRALIGFIVFIFIIQFGCRRENKPDYVFDPIPFTFPERQTGYPQYEMNDDNKLTEEGITLGRYLFYDPILSGDSSQSCASCHKQENAFADLRRFSVGITGAIGKRNAMGLFNLMWHPNFFWDGRANTLREQVIAPIEDPNEMNSSMSEVLRKLNQSNFYRKLFYNAFGIYNIKEEHYAKAMEQFLFTMISFNSEYDKWFRGEPSTFSDSAFRGLQIFNSEPNMGGADCFHCHGNIHFGSLKMANNGLDETHQTDIGFGATTKQEHDKGKFKVVSLRNIELTAPYMHDGRFATLEEVIDFYSTGVHANSPNIDPLMDQIPLGLNLDAQQKADLIAFLKSLTDYHFTTNQNFSNPFK, via the coding sequence ATGTATAAAAGAGCACTCATCGGATTCATTGTATTTATATTCATCATCCAGTTTGGATGCAGACGCGAGAACAAACCTGATTATGTGTTTGATCCTATCCCATTTACCTTTCCGGAAAGGCAAACTGGCTATCCGCAATATGAAATGAATGACGACAACAAGTTAACCGAAGAAGGGATTACGTTGGGCAGGTATTTGTTTTACGATCCTATCTTATCCGGTGATAGCAGCCAAAGTTGTGCAAGTTGTCATAAACAAGAAAATGCTTTTGCAGACCTCAGAAGGTTTTCAGTTGGGATTACAGGTGCCATAGGAAAAAGGAATGCCATGGGGTTATTTAATTTGATGTGGCATCCAAACTTCTTTTGGGACGGACGGGCAAATACGCTTCGCGAACAAGTTATTGCACCCATTGAAGATCCAAATGAAATGAACTCTTCTATGAGTGAAGTGTTACGAAAACTCAACCAATCTAATTTTTATCGCAAATTATTTTACAATGCTTTCGGTATTTACAATATTAAAGAGGAACACTATGCTAAAGCAATGGAGCAGTTCTTGTTTACAATGATTTCATTTAATTCAGAATATGACAAATGGTTTAGAGGCGAGCCGTCCACTTTCTCCGATTCCGCTTTTAGAGGATTACAAATTTTCAATAGCGAACCCAATATGGGAGGAGCCGATTGTTTTCATTGTCATGGAAATATTCACTTTGGTAGTCTAAAAATGGCAAACAATGGATTAGATGAGACCCACCAAACAGACATAGGCTTTGGAGCTACAACCAAACAAGAACACGATAAAGGAAAGTTTAAAGTTGTAAGCCTCAGAAACATTGAACTTACAGCACCTTATATGCACGATGGGCGATTTGCCACTCTGGAAGAAGTTATTGATTTTTATTCGACAGGAGTTCACGCAAACTCACCCAACATTGACCCTTTGATGGACCAAATTCCTTTAGGGCTAAATTTAGATGCACAACAAAAAGCGGATTTGATTGCGTTTCTAAAAAGTCTTACTGACTATCATTTTACAACGAATCAAAACTTTTCAAACCCTTTCAAGTAA
- the hemW gene encoding radical SAM family heme chaperone HemW, giving the protein MAGIYIHIPFCKQACIYCNFHFKAGNHSTQKMTAAICNELLLRKHYLENEQIDTIYFGGGTPSLLTPTEIATILNTITTTYPVSPSPEITLEANPDDLNENKISSLYKIGINRLSIGVQSFDDKALQWMNRAHTATEAVQCIKTAQQVGFDNISLDIITGIPVTDPRQHLQDIEVALSLNPQHLSCYSLTLEPNTSWERLIRLKHFPRPIEEEQANSFQETIKQIKSNDWLHYEISNFALSEKWISKHNSAYWNHLKYLGVGPSAHSFNGRARRWNLNSHSKYIQSLNADKEPPHESELITPTMAFNEAILTGIRTSNGIDVKFLMSLLPSETEQLLKKIAKIPLKNQLCLRNYRITCNEDALLFSDAIAVSLLAD; this is encoded by the coding sequence GTGGCGGGAATCTATATACATATTCCATTTTGTAAACAAGCGTGCATATATTGCAACTTTCATTTCAAGGCAGGAAATCATTCTACGCAAAAAATGACTGCTGCAATTTGTAATGAATTACTCTTGCGAAAACACTATTTAGAAAATGAGCAGATTGACACCATATATTTTGGAGGCGGCACTCCGTCTCTTCTCACTCCGACAGAAATAGCTACAATCTTAAACACAATCACAACAACATACCCGGTCTCTCCCTCACCTGAAATTACACTTGAGGCAAACCCGGATGACCTAAATGAAAACAAAATAAGCTCGCTTTATAAAATTGGAATCAATCGTTTAAGCATAGGAGTGCAATCCTTTGATGACAAAGCATTGCAATGGATGAATCGTGCTCACACTGCAACTGAAGCGGTGCAATGTATCAAAACTGCACAGCAAGTAGGGTTTGACAATATTAGCTTAGACATTATTACCGGTATACCCGTAACAGATCCAAGACAGCACCTCCAAGACATTGAAGTTGCCCTATCATTAAACCCTCAACACCTTTCATGCTACTCATTAACCCTCGAACCCAACACAAGTTGGGAGAGATTGATTCGTTTGAAACATTTTCCAAGACCAATTGAGGAAGAACAGGCAAATTCTTTCCAAGAAACTATTAAACAAATTAAATCAAACGATTGGTTGCATTATGAAATATCAAACTTTGCATTATCTGAAAAATGGATATCAAAGCACAATAGTGCATATTGGAATCATTTAAAATATTTAGGAGTTGGACCTTCTGCCCATTCTTTCAATGGTAGAGCAAGAAGGTGGAACTTAAATTCGCATAGCAAATACATACAAAGTCTCAATGCTGACAAGGAGCCTCCTCACGAGTCTGAACTTATCACACCAACAATGGCATTTAATGAAGCTATTCTGACAGGTATAAGGACTTCAAATGGTATTGACGTTAAATTTCTAATGAGTTTACTTCCTTCTGAAACTGAGCAATTATTAAAAAAAATTGCTAAAATTCCACTAAAAAATCAATTATGCCTACGCAACTATAGAATAACGTGTAACGAAGATGCTTTGCTTTTTTCAGATGCAATCGCTGTCAGTTTGTTAGCTGACTAA
- a CDS encoding RNA polymerase sigma-70 factor, whose amino-acid sequence MQNALNQFELLYKKYYRALHYFCRQYVQNDEDAEEIVHDAYVAVWERRENLDLDLQLKPYLYKAVRNKSLNFLQKRKIEVQEVEEIENLQHKTDVSPLEVLYTKETEQLIVELIHTLPPRCKQVFLLSRKEGFSYKEISDIMDISPKTVENQIGIAIKQIKEGIEKRNKTIDKKNEKFPLVLLIGAALEHFY is encoded by the coding sequence GTGCAGAATGCGTTAAATCAATTTGAACTCCTTTATAAGAAGTATTATCGTGCATTGCACTATTTCTGTCGCCAGTATGTACAGAATGATGAGGATGCAGAAGAAATTGTGCATGATGCATATGTTGCGGTTTGGGAACGCAGAGAAAATTTAGACCTTGACCTACAACTCAAGCCATATTTATATAAAGCGGTGCGTAATAAGTCTTTAAACTTTTTACAGAAACGAAAAATTGAGGTGCAAGAAGTTGAAGAAATTGAAAACTTACAGCACAAGACTGATGTAAGTCCTTTAGAAGTGCTTTATACTAAGGAAACTGAGCAATTGATAGTGGAACTGATTCACACGCTGCCACCTCGATGTAAACAAGTCTTTTTATTAAGTCGAAAAGAAGGTTTTTCATATAAAGAGATTTCAGATATTATGGATATTAGCCCTAAAACTGTAGAAAACCAAATTGGAATTGCAATTAAACAGATTAAGGAAGGAATAGAAAAACGCAACAAAACTATAGATAAAAAAAATGAGAAATTTCCTCTGGTTTTATTGATTGGCGCAGCATTGGAGCATTTTTACTAA
- a CDS encoding T9SS type A sorting domain-containing protein — MTRLLLLILLGLHNIAIAQESPFSVAEQCVMTKKTSLERRTDAAYLNIVNQSFNFSPNPANGYLNASSKIIFTPKTNTSKVIFELEKSLHVDSVRKQGNTIAFSRQLDLIVLNYSPLLLAGTLDTLEIFYQGQPSFNQMYYSRSVHKSGNIIATRSQPYGCYYWFPCQNTLNDKIDSIEITIVCDSIYTGVSNGVLVETGKADSVRNYYHWKHSYPIAPYLICMSVSPYEIITDYASVNNGNDSVKIQNFVYPFYTETAKTQVKQTIPIMTLYDSLFGAYPFMREQYGHTQFHHGGGMEHQTMSFMGSFSFDLIAHELMHQWFGDKLTCSSWQDLWLNEGFATYGNMLCYQFLRNDSLWKLQLQTAIDQVLSKPNGSVFAFDTASTNTLFDQRLVYFKGAMVVHMLRFVCGDSAFFSGLRSYLADTDLAYGFVNRNHLQWHLEQSSGKDLSTFFDQWVMRQGFPIFTIHYQQHSNKTVKLSIFQETSDPSVNFFETPIPLLLKGKNGEKEMITVLPKANNDNIKFQVLFDIEAIEFDPEKWILARAIMIKDKGTSTSSLLLYPNPSNDLLNVVSFDHEIQSYQIMSLDGKVVAEYTFTTPLAIGEISQINLEQIQSGLYIFESTSSAGKQIRKFVKQ, encoded by the coding sequence ATGACAAGGCTACTTTTGTTGATATTGCTTGGATTACACAATATTGCTATTGCACAAGAAAGTCCTTTTTCGGTTGCTGAACAATGTGTAATGACAAAAAAAACATCTTTAGAAAGGCGCACAGATGCTGCATATTTAAACATTGTGAATCAAAGTTTTAATTTCTCACCCAACCCTGCAAACGGATATCTGAATGCAAGTTCAAAAATTATCTTCACCCCAAAGACTAACACTTCTAAGGTTATTTTTGAATTAGAAAAATCATTACATGTTGATTCTGTTCGCAAACAAGGTAATACCATTGCATTTTCCAGACAATTGGACTTGATTGTTTTAAATTATTCGCCTTTACTGCTTGCCGGCACTTTAGACACACTTGAAATCTTTTATCAAGGACAACCCAGCTTTAACCAAATGTATTATAGCAGATCTGTTCATAAAAGCGGCAATATCATTGCAACAAGATCGCAACCTTATGGTTGTTACTATTGGTTTCCATGTCAAAACACACTCAATGACAAAATTGATTCTATTGAGATAACAATTGTTTGCGACAGTATTTATACCGGTGTTTCAAATGGCGTTTTAGTTGAAACAGGCAAGGCTGATTCTGTAAGAAATTATTATCATTGGAAACACTCCTATCCTATTGCACCATACCTTATCTGCATGAGTGTTTCGCCTTATGAGATTATCACCGACTATGCATCTGTAAACAACGGGAATGATTCTGTTAAAATTCAAAATTTTGTTTACCCATTCTACACAGAAACAGCCAAAACACAAGTGAAACAAACCATACCTATCATGACACTTTACGACAGTTTGTTTGGCGCTTACCCTTTTATGCGTGAACAATACGGACATACTCAGTTTCATCATGGAGGAGGAATGGAACACCAAACCATGAGCTTTATGGGCAGCTTTAGTTTTGACTTAATAGCGCATGAACTGATGCACCAATGGTTTGGAGACAAACTTACTTGTAGTTCTTGGCAAGATTTGTGGCTCAACGAAGGCTTTGCCACTTATGGCAATATGCTATGTTATCAGTTCCTAAGAAATGACAGTTTGTGGAAATTGCAACTGCAAACCGCAATTGACCAAGTATTAAGCAAGCCAAACGGAAGTGTTTTTGCATTTGACACCGCGAGCACTAACACACTTTTCGACCAACGTTTGGTTTATTTCAAAGGAGCGATGGTCGTTCACATGTTGCGTTTTGTATGTGGTGACAGTGCATTTTTTTCCGGTTTAAGAAGCTACCTTGCAGACACTGATTTAGCGTATGGATTTGTTAATCGCAACCACCTGCAATGGCATTTAGAACAAAGCTCAGGCAAAGATTTAAGCACATTTTTTGACCAATGGGTTATGCGCCAAGGGTTTCCGATTTTTACTATCCACTATCAACAGCACAGTAACAAAACCGTTAAATTATCGATATTTCAAGAAACATCCGATCCGTCTGTGAATTTCTTTGAAACTCCCATACCATTGCTATTAAAAGGGAAAAATGGTGAAAAAGAAATGATAACAGTGCTACCAAAAGCAAATAATGACAACATCAAATTTCAAGTTCTATTTGACATTGAAGCTATTGAATTTGACCCTGAAAAATGGATTTTAGCGAGAGCAATCATGATTAAAGACAAAGGCACTTCCACATCCAGTTTGCTACTGTACCCCAATCCAAGCAATGACTTGCTTAATGTTGTGTCTTTTGACCATGAAATTCAATCATATCAAATAATGTCATTGGATGGCAAAGTAGTGGCTGAATATACTTTCACTACTCCATTAGCTATAGGTGAAATTTCACAGATAAATCTTGAGCAAATTCAATCAGGATTATATATATTTGAAAGTACGAGCAGTGCAGGAAAGCAAATTAGGAAATTTGTCAAACAATAG
- a CDS encoding O-methyltransferase — translation MDDLLIHEYAEECTNLENQLLDDLERYTQTNMLQSRMLSGKIQGRLLAFISKLRQPKHILEIGTFSGYSALCLAEGLESNGLLYTIDINDELADVHEKYILKSQYSKQINIQYGDALDLVPKIHSKWDLVFIDADKMNYINYYNMVLPNMNKGGVIIADNVLWSGKVLDNMERLNDRDTKALHDFNVLVRNDSRVENFLLPVRDGLMILRVK, via the coding sequence ATGGACGACCTTTTAATTCATGAATATGCAGAAGAATGTACCAACCTAGAGAATCAACTATTAGATGATTTAGAGCGTTACACTCAAACCAACATGTTGCAATCTCGCATGCTAAGCGGAAAAATTCAAGGAAGATTGCTTGCATTTATTAGTAAACTGAGACAACCAAAACACATTCTTGAAATAGGTACATTCAGCGGATATTCTGCGCTTTGTTTAGCAGAAGGTCTTGAATCAAATGGCTTATTGTACACAATTGACATTAATGACGAGCTTGCAGATGTGCATGAGAAATACATTTTAAAATCTCAATATTCCAAACAGATTAATATCCAATATGGAGATGCGTTGGATTTGGTTCCTAAAATTCACAGCAAGTGGGATTTGGTATTTATTGACGCAGACAAGATGAATTATATTAACTACTACAACATGGTTTTACCCAATATGAATAAGGGTGGGGTAATTATTGCAGACAATGTTCTTTGGAGTGGCAAAGTGCTGGACAACATGGAGCGATTAAATGACAGAGACACCAAAGCGTTGCATGATTTCAATGTTTTAGTAAGAAACGACTCTCGAGTTGAGAACTTTTTATTACCGGTTAGAGACGGTTTAATGATACTTCGAGTAAAGTAA
- a CDS encoding WD40 repeat domain-containing protein produces the protein MNKTAAYLLLFTCYFVLAHESRSQGVYTHFGENRVVYNNFIWEKINSGYDEIIYEKGQSLMAETMLQQFDIEKKGLEREMQFQLRSAIRVVIFTNFAHYIQGNFGISDQQFYAGGYIYTPQNTIFVYFNGDYSQLNKDIKRGIAKAMINEMVLGGTMLERVQSSALITLPEWFVSGLASYLAESWSTYHDNLMRDALFQKTFKSFTSLDKDMSVFAGHSIWFFLEHKYGKSKIRSILFNIRITRNVQMGLEAYTGLSVNTLLKEWLTFFKNRYAQDEVSFTDPRGEESKLNQYAKIRHTGMKLSPDGKHIAFVTNNRGAYKVWIYNVAQRSAKLLLADGNKTFTREPNYFFPVVKWITKNKVAILQESSGTLTLTEYLISGRKVQKLDLSEFDWVRDFDFNEEGDMLAVAAVKDGILNLFAKQRKEKSFKQLTANLYDISEISFTKDNNILFVSTAPGSEILNMRFALFNAARGVFYFDIEHNKITRITPVDYQINYSQPIHLGDNFISFISDVGGIHNSYLVEFKGQTLQYKDFKQLTNYSRSILFQSASIENSKIAELVYIRGKYRIYLSNYSLDEMANTNYATFTQQTQYRKEVSANKDYLLEQTYLAPIVEIPADSTQRSTTLEDSVSILQSSFQTYFPIIDYKTPDKPIKQPKASLDFGNEVNPLVHVDYFLLRFLDNSIIGDYYFQGGINERIFHSTLFSPHITFSLSDMFNNHTIQAGVRIMGTLDGSDYYFKYKNRIGRLNKEVFFNRRSRYFDANALYQRNIFTQGGVGIEYPFSDRARIEAQVLYRTDIHANLAVDSESLFHQDPKQSLIGTKLGYVFDNTVSTGLNMLQGTRINAFVSPYFVLNRKGANIMMGLDFRNYTKIDRQLIWANRFVANTSIGALKTAYFLGGPENWYYRTFEGNVGSLRNKEYILQTIGAPIRGFPLNARSGTSYMVINSELRLPVFAYLTQKPIRAEWIRSFMLVAFADMGAAWMGSNPYSSLNPYNTIVYNQPDMDMSVTSNRNPFILGTGFGARIKLDSYYFKYDVAWGMMADVPTRVFQHISLGLDF, from the coding sequence TTGAACAAGACTGCAGCATATCTCCTTTTGTTTACTTGCTACTTCGTGCTTGCGCATGAATCAAGGTCTCAAGGTGTTTACACACATTTCGGAGAGAATCGGGTTGTATATAATAATTTTATTTGGGAAAAAATCAATTCAGGTTATGATGAAATTATTTATGAAAAAGGTCAATCCTTGATGGCAGAAACAATGTTGCAACAATTTGATATTGAGAAAAAAGGGTTAGAGCGTGAAATGCAATTTCAATTGCGAAGCGCAATACGGGTTGTGATTTTCACCAATTTTGCTCATTATATTCAAGGGAATTTTGGTATTAGTGATCAACAGTTCTATGCCGGAGGCTATATCTATACACCTCAAAATACCATTTTTGTTTATTTCAACGGTGATTATAGTCAATTAAATAAGGATATCAAGCGCGGAATTGCCAAGGCGATGATTAATGAAATGGTGTTAGGCGGCACTATGTTGGAGAGGGTGCAGAGCAGTGCCTTAATTACTTTGCCTGAATGGTTTGTCTCAGGGCTTGCATCTTATCTTGCAGAATCGTGGAGTACTTATCATGATAACTTGATGCGAGACGCACTTTTTCAAAAAACATTTAAGAGCTTTACTTCTTTAGACAAGGATATGAGTGTTTTTGCTGGACATAGTATCTGGTTTTTTCTTGAACATAAATACGGCAAAAGCAAGATTCGGAGCATCTTGTTTAATATAAGAATAACTCGCAATGTTCAAATGGGATTAGAAGCCTACACAGGGTTGTCGGTGAACACGTTGCTAAAAGAATGGTTGACTTTTTTTAAAAATCGATATGCCCAAGATGAAGTGAGTTTTACTGATCCACGAGGTGAAGAAAGTAAGCTCAACCAATATGCTAAAATTCGACACACCGGAATGAAATTAAGCCCGGATGGAAAACATATTGCGTTTGTTACTAATAATCGGGGCGCTTACAAAGTATGGATTTACAATGTTGCACAAAGAAGTGCCAAGTTGTTGCTTGCAGACGGGAACAAGACTTTTACTCGAGAACCAAATTATTTTTTTCCGGTTGTGAAATGGATTACAAAAAACAAAGTAGCCATACTGCAAGAAAGCAGTGGAACCCTGACTTTAACAGAGTATTTAATCTCCGGACGCAAAGTTCAAAAACTTGATTTAAGCGAGTTTGATTGGGTAAGGGATTTTGATTTCAATGAAGAAGGTGATATGCTGGCAGTTGCAGCAGTAAAAGACGGGATTCTCAATTTGTTTGCTAAACAGCGAAAAGAGAAAAGTTTTAAACAGCTGACTGCTAACTTATATGACATATCTGAGATTTCATTTACAAAAGATAATAATATCCTGTTTGTGTCCACTGCCCCGGGGAGTGAAATACTCAACATGAGATTTGCACTTTTTAATGCGGCTCGGGGAGTGTTTTATTTTGATATAGAACACAATAAAATTACCAGAATAACTCCTGTTGATTACCAGATAAATTATTCGCAACCTATCCATTTGGGTGATAATTTCATTTCTTTTATTTCTGATGTTGGAGGTATTCATAACAGTTATTTAGTTGAATTTAAAGGACAAACACTGCAATACAAGGATTTTAAACAATTGACCAATTACAGTCGCAGTATTTTGTTTCAATCTGCTTCAATTGAAAATTCAAAGATTGCAGAACTTGTTTATATCAGAGGGAAATACAGGATTTATTTGTCAAACTATAGTCTTGATGAAATGGCAAATACAAACTATGCTACTTTTACTCAACAAACCCAATATCGAAAGGAAGTGAGTGCAAATAAAGACTATCTTTTAGAGCAAACATATTTAGCCCCTATTGTTGAGATTCCTGCTGATTCGACCCAGCGCTCAACTACATTAGAAGATAGTGTGTCTATATTACAATCTTCATTTCAAACGTATTTTCCTATTATTGATTATAAAACTCCGGACAAGCCTATAAAACAACCAAAAGCGAGTCTTGATTTTGGCAATGAAGTAAATCCATTGGTGCATGTTGATTATTTCTTGTTACGGTTTTTAGATAATTCTATCATTGGAGATTACTATTTTCAAGGAGGTATTAATGAACGTATTTTTCATTCTACATTGTTCAGCCCGCATATTACATTTTCGCTGAGTGATATGTTTAACAATCATACAATACAAGCCGGGGTGCGAATCATGGGGACTTTGGATGGCTCAGATTATTATTTTAAATATAAGAATCGAATAGGACGTTTGAATAAAGAAGTGTTCTTTAACAGACGTTCTCGGTATTTTGATGCAAATGCTTTGTATCAGCGAAATATATTTACTCAAGGAGGTGTAGGTATAGAATATCCTTTTAGCGATCGTGCCAGAATAGAAGCACAAGTGCTATACAGAACTGATATTCATGCAAATTTAGCGGTGGACAGTGAATCTTTATTTCATCAAGATCCTAAACAGAGTTTGATAGGAACTAAATTGGGCTATGTTTTTGACAATACGGTTTCAACCGGACTCAATATGTTGCAAGGAACACGAATCAATGCATTTGTGAGTCCTTATTTTGTGTTGAATAGAAAAGGCGCAAATATTATGATGGGTTTAGATTTTAGAAATTATACAAAGATTGACAGACAGCTGATTTGGGCGAACCGTTTTGTTGCTAACACTTCTATTGGTGCGCTCAAAACTGCCTATTTTCTTGGCGGTCCGGAAAACTGGTATTATAGGACTTTTGAAGGCAATGTAGGGTCTTTGCGCAATAAGGAATATATACTCCAAACGATTGGTGCACCTATAAGAGGCTTCCCGTTAAATGCACGTTCAGGTACTTCTTATATGGTGATTAATTCTGAATTAAGATTGCCTGTTTTTGCATATCTCACTCAAAAACCAATTAGGGCGGAATGGATAAGGAGTTTTATGCTTGTTGCTTTTGCCGACATGGGTGCAGCTTGGATGGGTAGTAATCCATACAGTAGCCTGAATCCTTATAATACAATCGTTTATAATCAACCGGATATGGATATGTCTGTTACCTCTAACCGCAATCCATTTATCTTGGGAACCGGATTTGGAGCCCGCATTAAACTTGATTCTTATTATTTTAAATATGATGTAGCATGGGGAATGATGGCTGATGTGCCTACCAGAGTTTTTCAGCATATTTCTCTTGGACTTGATTTTTGA
- a CDS encoding FecR domain-containing protein, whose product MENNRKLSEIVSDLEKGTLLPENEQGFQTIWDASSKFNYPEVDVEHSWQSLKHKIAAQPSEVALKVNYFRTWAIAASLALLVAFGALFYVNYFKVKPIEYVANNQNKVVQLPDGSTVTLNMFSSIITDSDFGKKHRNIELKGEGYFDVKKNAAIPFIVKTGTLETKVTGTQFDVDAYSNNLISVALNEGSVELQLNPKLVTKLKPGEVALVNKTKNEVFVSQFNKQHTLAWIDNQLVFENEPLVHVIKRLENVLNVKFVYPKNMDSVLITTTFTTLDPELISNILSNTLETEIRVIK is encoded by the coding sequence ATGGAAAACAATAGAAAATTAAGCGAAATTGTCTCTGATTTAGAGAAAGGTACCTTGCTCCCTGAAAATGAGCAAGGATTTCAGACTATTTGGGATGCTTCCTCAAAATTTAATTATCCTGAGGTTGATGTGGAACATTCGTGGCAAAGTTTGAAACATAAAATTGCGGCACAACCTTCTGAAGTTGCTTTAAAAGTGAATTATTTTAGAACGTGGGCAATTGCGGCTTCTCTTGCATTGTTGGTCGCTTTTGGTGCACTTTTTTATGTTAACTACTTTAAGGTTAAGCCTATAGAGTATGTTGCGAATAATCAAAATAAAGTCGTTCAATTGCCGGATGGCTCCACTGTTACACTTAATATGTTTTCAAGTATAATTACCGATTCTGATTTTGGTAAGAAACACAGAAATATTGAACTTAAAGGTGAAGGGTATTTTGATGTAAAGAAAAATGCTGCAATTCCTTTTATTGTCAAAACAGGTACACTTGAAACCAAAGTAACTGGAACACAGTTCGATGTTGATGCATATTCTAATAATTTAATTTCAGTTGCACTTAATGAAGGGAGTGTGGAGCTTCAACTTAACCCAAAATTAGTAACTAAATTAAAACCGGGTGAGGTAGCACTTGTGAACAAAACAAAGAATGAGGTGTTTGTATCTCAATTTAATAAACAACATACATTAGCTTGGATAGACAATCAACTTGTATTTGAGAACGAACCTCTTGTGCATGTAATTAAAAGATTAGAAAATGTTCTTAATGTTAAGTTTGTGTATCCTAAGAATATGGATTCTGTTTTAATTACTACGACATTTACTACACTTGATCCTGAACTGATTTCAAACATCCTTTCAAATACTCTTGAAACAGAGATAAGGGTGATAAAATAA